Genomic window (Bombus vancouverensis nearcticus chromosome 2, iyBomVanc1_principal, whole genome shotgun sequence):
ATTTTTCCATGCAAGAtgtttacattataaattgataataatttgttatgAACTAGTACAGTTAAAAAATATAAGATGTGCGGAATTTGGGCTCTCTTTGGATTAGATGTACCATGTTTAACCAATATTTCTGAAAACTTTGAGAAGATAGCACATCGTGGTCCAGAAGCATTTAAACTTGAATTTGATCATGCAGTTAAGGTATAATTtccttaaaattttttaaagtacTTTTCAaacaattatatatacatttattaacgtaattatataatataaacaaatttttgtaatcTTTTCTTGCAGAATGGTTATTTTGGGTTTCATAGATTAGCAATTTTGGACAATCTTCATGGAATGCAACCAATGAGAGTTTATCAATATCcacatttatttttactatgCAATggtgaaatttataattatcataaGGTAACACTGTCATTTTTCgttattgtttatttaaatattattttattttcagataACTGTTTCACTTATTAcataataaatgtaattttatagcTTGGTATGGAACATGGATTTACATTTACAACCAGATGTGATGTTGAAGTGATAATACATTTATATGTACATCTTGGTATTGAAAACGTGACAAAAATGCTTGATGGAGTTTTTGCATTTTGTTTAATAGATATTGAAAGTAGAAGGATTCTTATTGGTAGAGATCCCTATGGTGTTAGACCTCTTTTCCGATTAAGTTCTGATGATGGACAACTTGGGATTTGTTCAGAGAGcaaagtaataaattaaatgtacattcttttagtataaaataaacatttctgccattaaaatatttgtttaggGGCTTATGGAAATAACTAAACAAATGACATCGAAATGGACATTGGAGCCATTTAAACCAGGAAGTTATGAAGagtataaaattttaatcaatggtagaacgaaattattaacAAAAGTAAACTATTATCAACCTGGAGACAAGCCTCATTTTGCAGCTTTTGTTCCTTATAATAGTTTGTTGAAACATGCAATATTGTAGTATTTATAAACcttaaacaaacaaaataatctaataaattatatttcaggtTTGAGTAGTACAGATGTATATGGAAATATAAGAAAGCTACTTTCGGTTGCTGTGCAAAAAAGATTCATGTCTAACAGAGAAATTGGTTGTTTACTATCAGGTGGTCTAGATTCCAGTTTAATTGCAGCTTTACTTGTAAGACATGCAAAAGAGATGAAATttccatataaaataaaaagtttcgCAATTGGTATGGGAAACAGTCCAGATATTATTGCAGCCAGACAGGTTGAAAGTTGCGTTTTTATGTAATGATATATTCCTCAGgttcataattaaatataataatatttattaggtTGCAGAACATATAGGAACAGAACATTATGAAGTAATATTTTCCAAAGATGATGTAGTTGATATTTTGGACAAACTCATTTATCAATTAGAGACCTGTGATATTACTACAATTCGAGCATCTATTGGGTAAACTACACTGTACAAACAAAGTATCTTAATTTTATGAATCAATAATTTGTATATGTTCagagatattaattttattttcagtaTGTATCTTATCTcaagatacataaaatataacacAAAAGCAACTGTAATATTTAGTGGAGAAGGTGCAGACGAATTGGCACAAGGATACATTTATTTCAGAGATGCACCAAATGCAACAGAAGCTCACAATGAGTCTGTTCGATTATtgaaagatatatatttatatgatagCCTGAGAGCAGACAGAACAACTAGTGCATTTAGTTTAGAATTACGAGTTCCATTCTTAGATATCcaattcacaaattattatCTATCATTAGATGCTGCTTCAAGACAGCCTCAAGGTATGgtctaataaaataaaaaaaattgacgaattaaattaaaatttaaatatattattcactACAGGaggtattgaaaaatatttattaagatcTGCATTTGATGATACAAATCTGTTGCCCTCAAATATATTATGGAGACATAAAGAAGCTTTCAGCGATGGTGTAACATCGTTCAAGAAATCGCTTTTCCATATTATAGATGACATAGTAGATGCCCATATTTCACAGGAAGAATTAGAAAAAGCTTATTTAAACTTCCCTCATTGTACTCCAAAAACTAAAGAAGCTCTTTACTACAGGTCTAATATTTATCTTTGTACTTACTTTATGCTTTACTAGTActccaaaaataaatattaatttttacacTTCAGAAAAGTTTTTGAGAAACATTATGCAGAACAAGCTAAAAATTTTATGCCATACTTTTGGATGCCACGGTGGACAAAGGGAGTTTGTGATCCATCTGCAAGATTTATTGCACATTATAAAGCAGATGTAGAAAATAatcataaaaaaaataaagcagAGATTAAAAATGCAAGAATCAATTAATATCCTGAATATGcacaaataattaattattatataaattagttAAAAAAACTGTGTAAGGAATGTctgtaaaagaatattttctgttacgataatgtAAACATTTGAATACTAAAATATTTGTGTAAATAAATTACCTTGTCTTTATTAATTTCTCTGTCATTTCTAAAGGCAGTAATGATAAATACTAATAGCGAGAAACGTAAAGAtacgaaataattttttattataaagaaaaaaatttattgAATTGAAATTACCCCTGGTGGGACTCGAACCCACAATCCCCGGTTTAGGAGACCGATGCCTTATCCATTAGGCCACAGGGGCTGGTGTGAAAGGATTCTTACATCTTTaaattcctttaaaaatataaaaagataattaaatattattaataaattaatatagatataaatactatCCCTAAAATATTTGCGTTTTTCTATTGCacacatatatctatatatacacatatatcataaaataattagaaatcaataatGCAGCTGTTATACGTTATACTGGTAAATTACAAAATGGTGACACATAGTATCTTGTAGTAACATCGTTGTGTGCTTTTTTTATCTTTAGAATGCACTTTCATCAGATAGTCAGAATTTGAATAAGGCTAGAAAAAAGTGTTCCAACGTAAGTTGGAGCATATGTAATCTTTTGCTTGCCGTAAATTGCTTTTAATAAAAGTAATGTTAGTAGTAAATATACCGTTGTATATAATACAAGCtatgtaattttttattctttacagaTGATGTCAACaagatatatttcttttatatctgGAATAATAATAGCTTCATTAACATGGGCCTCTAGTTTATATCTTTATTCAAGATTATCTCAAAATACTAATACTGCAAATCCAACAATGTTAGTATTAGAGAATTCAAAGTTAGGAAAAGACTCCCAATTTTATCATAAAACTTATAGTAATCAACATCTTAAATTCCACAATAATTTAATTGCGCATCATGACAAACAAAGTATGATAGATAAAGGTACTTATAATTTAAGGAGAAATGCCTTTAAAAATAGTGACAAACTATTACAACAATTACAACCTGTACCAGTAAAACCTGCTGTTACATTAGGACAAGGTATATTCAGAAaactaatatttattttaaattcttgatataacattttttaatattatttatcattatatcATGTATAATTGTTTTTCAAACCATTAATTTGATTCCATATTGATATAGCATTTATTTATAGGTTTAGATGAACTAGGAATGGTAAAAAATTTTGAAGATCAACGAAAACGAGATGAaggatataaaaattattcctTTAATATATTAGTATCAGATAACATTGGGTTGCATAGAGAATTACCAGATACGAGGCATAAATTATGTGAAATACAAAAGTATTCTTCTAAGTTACCAAATGCTAGTATTGTTATATGTTTTTATAATGAACATTATATGACACTTTTAAGATCCTTGCATTCCATTATTGATAGAACTCCTGCAAGTCTTCTACATGAAATTATCTTAGTAAATGATTGGAGTGATAGCAAAGCGTTACATGAAAAGATTGAGACATACATTGCCAACAATTTTAATGGTaaagtgaaattttttaaaacagaGAAACGAGAAGGATTGATCAGAGCAAGAATGTTTGGTGCAAGAAAAGCAACtggagaaattttaattttcttagaCAGTCATATAGAAGTAAACAAAAGATGGATAGAACCCCTCCTCTCACAAATTGCTCATTCAAAAACTATCATTGCCATGCCAGTTATTGATATAATTAATCCAGACACATTTCAATATACTGGTAGTCCTCTGGTAAGAGGAGGTTTTAATTGGGGTTTGCATTTTAAATGGGATAATGTGCCAGTTGGTACATTTGCTCATGATGAAGATTTTATAAAACCTATAAAGTGAGAATATATGTGTACTTATTTAGTTACATGTGTACTAATATAACAGTTTCCTGTAATATATATGTTAGCAATTATTATTCAATAGGTCTCCAACAATGGCTGGAGGTTTATTTGCAATGGACAGAAAATACTTTACAAAATTGGGGGAATATGATGCTGGTATGGATATCTGGGGCGGTGAAAATCTTGAAATATCATTTAGAGtaagataataatttttttaaccatatattttttattccaataataatttgtaatgTCTTTTAGGTTTGGATGTGTGGTGGAAGTATTGAATTAATACCATGCTCAAGAGTTGGACATGTATTTAGGAGAAGGAGACCATATGGTACATTTGATCAACATGATACtatgttgaaaaattcattaCGCGTCGCACATGTTTGGTTAGATGAATATAAAGATTACtttttaaaaaatgttcaaaaaGTCGATTACGGTGATATTTCGGAAAGATTAAATTTAAGGAAGagattaaaatgtaaaaattttgcATGGTATTTAAATGTAGTATACCCTGAACTAGCATTACCAgatgataataaaaatagatTAAAAGATAAATGGGCAAAAATCGAACAGAAACCGATACAACCCTGGCAttctagaaaaagaaattacacTGATCAATATCAAATTAGACTTTCTAATTCAGCATTATGCATTCAAAGTGAGAAAGATATTAAAACAAAAGGTTCTAAGCTTATATTAGCACCATGTTTAAGAATTAAATCACAGGTAACTAAATACATTATATCTCTTCAAATTaagtttctttaaatttatttcaattttcatagATGTGGTATGAGACTAGTAAAAACGAATTAGTACTTGGCCAGATGCTTTGCATGGAAGGAGCTGAGAAAGTTCCAAAGCTTGGAAAATGTCATGAGATGGGTGGTAATCAAGAATGGCATCATAAAAATACTGTAAGTATTTATTAGTTCtctaatatttacaattttaaattatattatatttactgaGTAAATATATTTTGCTTAGAATAATACACCTATATATAACATGGCAGCTGGCACATGCTTGGGAATAATGCGTGGAGTAAAAAGTACACAAATAGTAATGGATTTGTGCACTAAAAAAGATACAAGCTCTATATCATGGGATTTGGTACACTctaaaattcttttaaaagaagtTAGGTGACATCAAATGGAGTAATGGTAGTTacagaaataaaagataaaaaatagatttttagagaaaaaaggtaataagaggaaaattatcataattatcataaattttaaCAAGCGTTTGTGATATGGAATAGATTATTATGAAAGTTTTAggatttttatattgttttatacgTTGCATTCTATAATGTTATTTTACATTATGAagatgaaataattattattattattaaaaatgtataaaagtaaaaattgaattttttaaagaattttaaatacaattttaaccaatttttaatattatggaACGGTTACAATAgctgatattttattaatagaaATGAATTTCTCTGAAAGTAGAAACATAtaaaacatatacatatttaatcaTATGTGtagatatgtacatatatatatagggtggttggtaactggtggtacaagcggaaagggggtgattctacgcgaaaaaagaagtcgaaaatatagaataaaaatttttttttttttttaatttttccatcgagacaacgatctacagtgagatccgttttaacgagacgtgataaagtgcacacgtatcgagcgaaaattcaaagtcgattttctcgaaaacaaaacctcaaacgaaaaatttttattctatattttcgacttcttttttcgcgtagaatcaccctctttccgcttgtaccaccagttaccaactaccctgtatatttgtACATACATTGTAACATTCAAGTCAATGTAAGTCAATGCAGTTAAATGCAGATGTCAAGCTCAACGCGTCGTGTGTTATGCGGTATCGGAACCATAAATAATGTTTCATCAAGGTTTAAGCTGGAGATCTACTGGCAAGTACGCTAATCAAAGAACATTTGCTTCAGTCTATTTATATGAAGCCGTTTCCATTAGTAAACTAAACTGGCCCAGCcacttgaaaaatcgattctGTACACGTATATGGAACCATTTCTACTTAAGCTAAATTCAAGTGCCTTGAAGGCCCATTTAACTTGGGCTAGCATGAGATTGCCTCGTGACCTTACAAAAGCTTATCAAGGGGCCTTCTCCTCAATCATTTTATGTGATGATTTTAAAGAGTTTAATCTATTGTTCCGATGAAATTTCGGAAAAGTCACGTACCGAAATCCGTTATCTTCAGGACAAAATGTATGTGGTGCATACATCGTGCATAacaaaacaatatacaaattttctgaTGACCCACACACCTTCACTCCTTTATACTCGCATCAGGCAGCCTTACAAACCACCTACAAAAATGACATCTAATCAAAAAATTTGTACATCGATCATTCGAAATAGCTATTAACCAATAACATTATTTCTATGGTATATAGCTGGGAAACTGAAAAATTAACGTGATTCGATTCAAGCAAATAGATAGATCAGATTAGATTCTCTTGAAAGTATAATATTGACATAAATAATGAATATCATAATGACGAAGAGATTTTTTGTCATAAAATACGGTATATACACTTGGCTGCTAATTAACAAAAAcccaaaatttattaattttatttatatttttaaacccTTGCAACAAATTTTTTGTGCACTACTAATAAATTTTcaacataaataggttaataattttttataagaaatGCTATGATGAATCgattaatgtattaaaaaatgtaaaacgttTCATTTAAAAAAGTGAAGTTGATTTCCTTCGGTTCCCGGACAATTTTTACGATACAGCCATGAAGAAATGGCATATAGCTTTACAGTGATTTCGACATACAAcatgtattttcaaattttctattttcactTTTACTCGCCTTAATTGCAAATATTATGTCCATTGCTCCCTAACTGTTTGTATCTCAAGTAGCACGATCAcgctgtttagattttgtgtcgGAAAGGATGACTAACGgtattttctatttcattgttatcttctcaataatttttattgaacaaaagttgaaatatttataaactaatagtacgcatatataataatatagatatatttcATAAAGTAACAAATATGACGAGCACTATTGCGCCGCTTGGTTCTCTTCGCAAATGATTAAGACAAGCGTTATCGCGCTGTTCGGGATTTTTCGACCCGGTTTTTTCAATGACTCCTGGGACTTAAATGGCTGAACAAGGTTAAAAACCATGGTAATTATCGATATCGCACCCATTTCattgatttcaataatttttagaTATGTTGTAGAAATCAGtattttgaacaactttttgCGATATATACAACTGCTGCTTGGCTTtaatttacgagatatttgCAAGAAATTGTCGGTATCACTACACTACATTCTGTCTATAATTGTGTGTCCCTGATTGTGTCACAAAGCCATGAATTAGCGATAGAAAAACCAAGGGAGTTTAACGAACATCCTGCAGGCCATCGAAACAACAATGTAGAGAGTGTTCCAGTGTCAGAAAACAGTAACAGCATGGCAAACTcagacctttttttttttttttttttttttttttttttttttttttcgtggaggaaaccttcataggcacccgcgcccctccggggagagggcgctgggtagtgccggattcttaccggctaaaacctccacggtggcctgtcctgacgcctgagtcgagatgcacccgggatctctcccgaattactccggttgcccccgggcgtctatctctccttctttgtcgaagggaggcgtcctgctcttcttggaccgctggggggaaccacgccccccagcgcctcgctcctgctgcgtcatcctgggaccccgtcccctgacgcctcttcctggttcgacgtggtcctggcaggcgtggggcccactaacttctccgaaaattctccgcaccggatcggcgcactggcaggtgccgcggacaccgccagctgccatccgtctatgagagaatatcagatccgtcgggatgctcacaggactccgtgggggccaccaacttctccgaaatttccgcaccggatcggtgaactggctagtgtcgcgggcaccggccagccgccacccgactataagaaatatcagatccatcggtgttttcccagggtagtcccgtgtcccgggggcttctgcctgcctcgtgctccttggatggtcccagaaaaatggcttcggtgcgcctccttccttcttcgtcaacgcctcacggagcggtcacccatcctagaccgctccgtgaccgctgctgcttaactttcgtgatcggccgGGAACGAGTGTTTCCAGCGCGGCTAACGGCGTTGACGGCAAACTCAGACCTGGGCCCCGGCGACACCCCTTCCATAAGAGCCAAACCCATAGTATATAAACCTTCCTAAAATCAGCTCTCCACATTCTCTGTTATAACTCtgaaccgtcactctgttggattcatacaataaattttactactatatctaaagttcaattctttaccttatttgtgaaacgttcgaactgcgacgcgaggagattgtcacgtaaacttgagggttggaagataaaataaaatagctgagtcgtaacacaactattaattttgttttaattaaaccttattatgaattcagcaatcataatggaatacacactgaattaacataaatcacaattcactccaaccacgttatgtaaaacttagttacactgatacgcgactgttataagggtagagaccgggaaagatatgttgactattctaagaatacagaataagtgaaattttactgacaatactgtgtctgaggaaagctatgggtgggtgtgtctaaggacacgggactatcggatttgttgattaCGATTTTGGTTAAGGAGGTGAGAaaagtagacaccgtctccgattggataataagacggttggtggaccaggaaggattttagccgccctcgtgagaaagttgctaacggaacataccaaaCATgaggaaaaccaactttccgtgttaacccgtagtaaacaataaacgtgaaaggaaatctaagacaagagatactcgcttggttcgaaggaccttaactctgaaaattccaagacccctggtgggtacttaagactattgaagatacgcgccaaggatgtgcagacatctgggcgccatcctgtccgcggtgtgtggcctggtctctgatgtgaattgacgttacaagatcaccggtgatctgtCAGTTTCGTGATTTCCCGTGTCTCCGACAACAGCGTATGCGTCTGTTTGGTTATTGACCGCTGACtgtttatcttctatttataaacGAGGGTCAAGGAGCTTGGAAGTTCTGTGCACAATGTGTATTTGTGAGACTATAAGAAATATCTGTTGTAACCTAATTAAAAGTGAATAAATATAATCGATGTATTGGATTTGGGTTAATTTTTTCAATCTAAGCCACCAAGAAGCGACTGGAAACGCCTCCGCAAAATAAGAACAATTGTACTTTTCGTAAAATAATATCAGTATTCatcagtaataataatattcatcTACTATCTTTATAATTACATAATTTATTAGTTGTCTACACTTTACGATGATCGGATTGAGAAGCCTAACCCAAATCCAAACTTAATACATTGATGATATTcacttttaattgaattataagTTGTAACAGACATATATGTTTCTTATAGTCTCACCT
Coding sequences:
- the AsnS gene encoding asparagine synthetase isoform X1: MNKRVNGKQHSRLLQRSVLFSGEDVGIHPLLLDSSSSFLKKYKMCGIWALFGLDVPCLTNISENFEKIAHRGPEAFKLEFDHAVKNGYFGFHRLAILDNLHGMQPMRVYQYPHLFLLCNGEIYNYHKLGMEHGFTFTTRCDVEVIIHLYVHLGIENVTKMLDGVFAFCLIDIESRRILIGRDPYGVRPLFRLSSDDGQLGICSESKGLMEITKQMTSKWTLEPFKPGSYEEYKILINGRTKLLTKVNYYQPGDKPHFAAFVPYNSLSSTDVYGNIRKLLSVAVQKRFMSNREIGCLLSGGLDSSLIAALLVRHAKEMKFPYKIKSFAIGMGNSPDIIAARQVAEHIGTEHYEVIFSKDDVVDILDKLIYQLETCDITTIRASIGMYLISRYIKYNTKATVIFSGEGADELAQGYIYFRDAPNATEAHNESVRLLKDIYLYDSLRADRTTSAFSLELRVPFLDIQFTNYYLSLDAASRQPQGGIEKYLLRSAFDDTNLLPSNILWRHKEAFSDGVTSFKKSLFHIIDDIVDAHISQEELEKAYLNFPHCTPKTKEALYYRKVFEKHYAEQAKNFMPYFWMPRWTKGVCDPSARFIAHYKADVENNHKKNKAEIKNARIN
- the AsnS gene encoding asparagine synthetase isoform X2; this translates as MCGIWALFGLDVPCLTNISENFEKIAHRGPEAFKLEFDHAVKNGYFGFHRLAILDNLHGMQPMRVYQYPHLFLLCNGEIYNYHKLGMEHGFTFTTRCDVEVIIHLYVHLGIENVTKMLDGVFAFCLIDIESRRILIGRDPYGVRPLFRLSSDDGQLGICSESKGLMEITKQMTSKWTLEPFKPGSYEEYKILINGRTKLLTKVNYYQPGDKPHFAAFVPYNSLSSTDVYGNIRKLLSVAVQKRFMSNREIGCLLSGGLDSSLIAALLVRHAKEMKFPYKIKSFAIGMGNSPDIIAARQVAEHIGTEHYEVIFSKDDVVDILDKLIYQLETCDITTIRASIGMYLISRYIKYNTKATVIFSGEGADELAQGYIYFRDAPNATEAHNESVRLLKDIYLYDSLRADRTTSAFSLELRVPFLDIQFTNYYLSLDAASRQPQGGIEKYLLRSAFDDTNLLPSNILWRHKEAFSDGVTSFKKSLFHIIDDIVDAHISQEELEKAYLNFPHCTPKTKEALYYRKVFEKHYAEQAKNFMPYFWMPRWTKGVCDPSARFIAHYKADVENNHKKNKAEIKNARIN
- the AsnS gene encoding asparagine synthetase isoform X3, producing the protein MEHGFTFTTRCDVEVIIHLYVHLGIENVTKMLDGVFAFCLIDIESRRILIGRDPYGVRPLFRLSSDDGQLGICSESKGLMEITKQMTSKWTLEPFKPGSYEEYKILINGRTKLLTKVNYYQPGDKPHFAAFVPYNSLSSTDVYGNIRKLLSVAVQKRFMSNREIGCLLSGGLDSSLIAALLVRHAKEMKFPYKIKSFAIGMGNSPDIIAARQVAEHIGTEHYEVIFSKDDVVDILDKLIYQLETCDITTIRASIGMYLISRYIKYNTKATVIFSGEGADELAQGYIYFRDAPNATEAHNESVRLLKDIYLYDSLRADRTTSAFSLELRVPFLDIQFTNYYLSLDAASRQPQGGIEKYLLRSAFDDTNLLPSNILWRHKEAFSDGVTSFKKSLFHIIDDIVDAHISQEELEKAYLNFPHCTPKTKEALYYRKVFEKHYAEQAKNFMPYFWMPRWTKGVCDPSARFIAHYKADVENNHKKNKAEIKNARIN
- the Pgant35A gene encoding polypeptide N-acetylgalactosaminyltransferase 35A isoform X1, with the translated sequence MMSTRYISFISGIIIASLTWASSLYLYSRLSQNTNTANPTMLVLENSKLGKDSQFYHKTYSNQHLKFHNNLIAHHDKQSMIDKGTYNLRRNAFKNSDKLLQQLQPVPVKPAVTLGQGLDELGMVKNFEDQRKRDEGYKNYSFNILVSDNIGLHRELPDTRHKLCEIQKYSSKLPNASIVICFYNEHYMTLLRSLHSIIDRTPASLLHEIILVNDWSDSKALHEKIETYIANNFNGKVKFFKTEKREGLIRARMFGARKATGEILIFLDSHIEVNKRWIEPLLSQIAHSKTIIAMPVIDIINPDTFQYTGSPLVRGGFNWGLHFKWDNVPVGTFAHDEDFIKPIKSPTMAGGLFAMDRKYFTKLGEYDAGMDIWGGENLEISFRVWMCGGSIELIPCSRVGHVFRRRRPYGTFDQHDTMLKNSLRVAHVWLDEYKDYFLKNVQKVDYGDISERLNLRKRLKCKNFAWYLNVVYPELALPDDNKNRLKDKWAKIEQKPIQPWHSRKRNYTDQYQIRLSNSALCIQSEKDIKTKGSKLILAPCLRIKSQMWYETSKNELVLGQMLCMEGAEKVPKLGKCHEMGGNQEWHHKNTNNTPIYNMAAGTCLGIMRGVKSTQIVMDLCTKKDTSSISWDLVHSKILLKEVR
- the Pgant35A gene encoding polypeptide N-acetylgalactosaminyltransferase 35A isoform X2, translated to MMSTRYISFISGIIIASLTWASSLYLYSRLSQNTNTANPTMLVLENSKLGKDSQFYHKTYSNQHLKFHNNLIAHHDKQSMIDKGTYNLRRNAFKNSDKLLQQLQPVPVKPAVTLGQGLDELGMVKNFEDQRKRDEGYKNYSFNILVSDNIGLHRELPDTRHKLCEIQKTPASLLHEIILVNDWSDSKALHEKIETYIANNFNGKVKFFKTEKREGLIRARMFGARKATGEILIFLDSHIEVNKRWIEPLLSQIAHSKTIIAMPVIDIINPDTFQYTGSPLVRGGFNWGLHFKWDNVPVGTFAHDEDFIKPIKSPTMAGGLFAMDRKYFTKLGEYDAGMDIWGGENLEISFRVWMCGGSIELIPCSRVGHVFRRRRPYGTFDQHDTMLKNSLRVAHVWLDEYKDYFLKNVQKVDYGDISERLNLRKRLKCKNFAWYLNVVYPELALPDDNKNRLKDKWAKIEQKPIQPWHSRKRNYTDQYQIRLSNSALCIQSEKDIKTKGSKLILAPCLRIKSQMWYETSKNELVLGQMLCMEGAEKVPKLGKCHEMGGNQEWHHKNTNNTPIYNMAAGTCLGIMRGVKSTQIVMDLCTKKDTSSISWDLVHSKILLKEVR